A stretch of Myxococcus hansupus DNA encodes these proteins:
- a CDS encoding carboxypeptidase regulatory-like domain-containing protein: MRLARPSLFWALLLALSACEPSSTPTNPTPDAGTRPDSGTQIGRVTGEALLEGATDHGGISVSLESTTLTTVTDAEGQFSLEDVTPGTHTVVARRSGYGDVRQSVEVRAGETASVTLELQRSRTELEGSVDLEGSEDVSGVTVSVVESGATTTTDAQGLFRFSGLPAGTYTLEFQKEGYVSAQLTETVEAGDHHFVSVTLLRERGVVTGVLQLEGSDDPSGVLITLVGANASTTTDAQGHFRFEGVPTGTYTVLAQRNLYLDAEQTVEVRANQESAVTLTMSLGRGDVSGTVQLSDGASPEGVTLTLVRSGATTTTDAQGRFSFTNLPQGDDTLRAQKEGYATAEQPVSVRHAAPATLSFTLTRTQGRVAGVIQLEGASDHSGATVTMTASGATATTDAQGRYAFENVPVGTHALVIQRDLYAQVQRSAVVSAGATATVSVTLARLRGNLQGNIRLTGAIQHAGTTVTLDEAGLTSTTDAQGRYTFSNVPTGTYTLTARRNAYTQVQRTVEVRAGVTLSVSFNLEPLYGQLAGTIQLQGASNHAGITVTLDEAGLTSTTNAQGQYAFNNVTPGTYTLTARRNFYAQVQRTVEIQVGVTPAVSFTLEHLYGQLAGVIQLEGGGAPGDILVTLTGTSLSATTDAQGQFSFGRIPAGPYTLNAQKQDFSSVQQAVEVRPDEQTSVDLTLRFARGSIAGTVALDDGAFPSGITVSVAELGRTLTTDGAGRFTLNDLIPGTYSLEFQRAGYLRHEQAVEVRSEQSTSLSVTLRRERGTVEGTVRLEGEALHSGATVFLSGLSGQTTTNDQGRFFFENVPVGTYTVTARRSNYTRAQAQVVVRLNETASADLSLNRLGAPVFTAPKLAVQRGHLRLEGAHFGQERGDVRISIGGVDVQEYLGWSDTEVVVRVPGHLAPGVHELAMVTGVDWRPTVTASLRVLRQRTLAYDTHWGIGVLPDNTVTVWGSTSSFGFSLIPEDLSDVVSVGTGLLFAVALQADGTVVKWGTMDQAPVPAGLRDVVDISAYGTLLLALKSDGTVVRIIREGASEAWNVPEGLQDVVAVSAGYHNALVLKADGTVVIWGGADSGMLDVPEGLNDVVAISLTDSSALALRADGTAAVWGFGASYHNLASTPDLSDVVQIAQGDRHYMALRSNGTVIAWGNNEHGQAAPPANLTDAAAVAGWAWDKSIALRQNGTLATWGTFQSWNRPPAGLVLRVPAR; encoded by the coding sequence ATGCGTCTTGCCAGACCTTCGTTGTTCTGGGCCCTGCTGTTGGCCCTCTCCGCGTGTGAGCCGTCATCCACGCCAACAAACCCCACACCCGACGCCGGCACGCGGCCCGACTCCGGGACGCAGATTGGACGCGTGACGGGAGAGGCCCTCCTCGAGGGCGCCACGGACCACGGCGGCATCAGCGTCAGCCTCGAAAGCACCACGCTGACGACCGTCACGGACGCCGAAGGCCAGTTCAGCCTGGAGGACGTCACCCCGGGCACCCACACCGTGGTCGCGCGCAGGTCCGGCTACGGCGACGTCCGGCAGAGCGTGGAAGTCCGGGCCGGTGAGACGGCCTCCGTGACACTCGAACTCCAGAGGTCACGGACCGAGCTGGAAGGCTCTGTCGACCTGGAGGGCAGCGAGGACGTCTCGGGCGTCACTGTGAGCGTGGTGGAGTCGGGCGCCACCACCACGACGGACGCGCAGGGCCTCTTCCGCTTCAGCGGGCTGCCCGCCGGCACGTACACCCTCGAGTTCCAAAAGGAGGGCTACGTCTCCGCCCAACTGACGGAGACCGTGGAAGCGGGAGACCACCACTTCGTCAGCGTCACCCTGCTGCGTGAGCGCGGCGTTGTGACGGGCGTCCTCCAACTCGAAGGCTCGGACGACCCCAGCGGCGTCCTCATCACGCTGGTGGGTGCGAACGCCTCCACGACGACGGATGCCCAGGGGCACTTCCGTTTCGAGGGCGTGCCCACGGGCACGTACACCGTGCTGGCGCAGCGGAACCTCTACCTGGACGCGGAGCAGACGGTGGAGGTGCGCGCGAACCAGGAGAGCGCAGTCACCCTGACGATGTCGCTTGGACGCGGTGATGTGTCCGGCACCGTCCAGCTCTCGGATGGCGCGAGCCCCGAGGGCGTCACCCTCACCCTGGTGCGCTCGGGCGCCACCACGACGACGGACGCGCAGGGCCGCTTCTCCTTCACCAACCTGCCGCAGGGCGACGACACGCTGCGCGCCCAGAAGGAAGGCTACGCGACGGCGGAGCAGCCCGTTTCCGTGCGGCATGCGGCCCCGGCCACCCTCTCCTTCACGCTGACCCGGACGCAGGGTCGCGTGGCGGGCGTCATCCAGCTCGAGGGCGCGAGCGACCACTCCGGCGCCACCGTCACCATGACCGCGTCCGGCGCCACCGCGACCACGGATGCCCAGGGCCGCTACGCCTTCGAGAACGTCCCCGTGGGCACCCACGCGCTGGTCATCCAGAGGGACTTGTATGCACAGGTCCAGCGCTCCGCGGTGGTGAGCGCCGGCGCGACGGCCACGGTCTCCGTCACGTTGGCCCGCCTGCGCGGGAACCTGCAGGGGAACATCCGCCTGACGGGCGCGATCCAGCACGCCGGCACCACCGTCACGTTGGACGAGGCGGGACTCACCTCGACCACGGATGCGCAGGGCCGGTACACGTTCAGCAACGTGCCCACGGGGACGTACACCCTCACGGCCCGCCGGAACGCCTACACCCAGGTGCAGCGGACGGTGGAGGTTCGCGCGGGCGTGACGCTCTCCGTCTCCTTCAACCTGGAGCCCCTGTACGGCCAGCTCGCCGGCACCATCCAGCTCCAGGGCGCGAGCAACCACGCCGGCATCACCGTCACGTTGGACGAGGCGGGACTCACCTCGACCACGAATGCGCAGGGCCAGTACGCCTTCAACAACGTGACCCCGGGGACCTACACCCTCACGGCCCGCCGGAACTTCTACGCCCAGGTGCAGCGGACCGTGGAGATTCAAGTGGGCGTGACGCCCGCCGTCTCCTTCACGCTGGAGCACCTGTACGGCCAGCTCGCGGGCGTCATCCAGCTCGAGGGCGGCGGCGCTCCGGGAGACATCCTCGTCACGCTGACCGGCACGAGCCTCAGCGCCACCACGGACGCGCAGGGACAGTTCTCCTTCGGTCGCATCCCCGCGGGTCCGTACACCCTCAACGCCCAGAAGCAGGACTTCTCCTCCGTGCAGCAGGCCGTGGAGGTGCGCCCCGATGAGCAGACCTCCGTCGACCTGACGCTCCGCTTCGCGCGAGGCAGCATCGCGGGCACCGTCGCGCTGGACGACGGCGCCTTCCCCTCCGGCATCACGGTCTCCGTGGCGGAGCTGGGCCGCACCCTCACCACGGATGGCGCGGGGCGCTTCACGCTGAACGACCTCATCCCGGGCACCTACTCGCTGGAGTTCCAGCGCGCGGGCTACCTGCGGCATGAGCAAGCCGTGGAGGTCCGTAGCGAGCAGAGCACATCCCTCTCCGTGACGCTGCGGCGCGAGCGCGGCACGGTGGAGGGCACGGTCCGGCTCGAAGGCGAGGCGCTCCACTCCGGCGCCACAGTCTTTCTCTCCGGCCTGAGTGGCCAGACGACCACGAACGACCAGGGCCGCTTCTTCTTCGAGAACGTCCCCGTGGGGACGTACACGGTGACGGCCCGCCGCTCCAACTACACGCGGGCGCAGGCGCAGGTGGTGGTCCGGCTGAACGAGACCGCGTCCGCCGACCTGTCCCTGAATCGGCTGGGAGCCCCGGTGTTCACCGCGCCCAAGCTCGCGGTCCAGCGCGGCCACCTGCGGCTGGAGGGCGCCCACTTCGGGCAGGAGCGTGGAGACGTCCGGATCTCCATTGGCGGTGTGGACGTCCAGGAATACCTCGGCTGGTCGGACACGGAAGTGGTGGTCCGCGTGCCCGGACACCTCGCCCCGGGCGTGCACGAGCTGGCCATGGTGACGGGCGTGGATTGGCGTCCCACCGTGACGGCCTCGCTCCGCGTGCTCCGGCAACGGACCCTGGCGTATGACACGCACTGGGGGATTGGCGTGCTGCCGGACAACACGGTCACCGTCTGGGGATCCACCAGCAGCTTCGGTTTCTCCCTCATCCCCGAGGACCTCTCCGACGTCGTGAGCGTTGGCACGGGGCTGCTCTTCGCCGTGGCGCTGCAGGCGGATGGCACCGTGGTCAAGTGGGGAACCATGGACCAAGCGCCGGTTCCCGCGGGGCTGAGGGACGTCGTGGACATCAGCGCGTACGGAACCCTGCTCCTGGCCCTGAAAAGCGATGGGACGGTGGTCCGCATCATCCGAGAAGGGGCTTCGGAGGCCTGGAATGTGCCGGAAGGGCTCCAGGATGTCGTGGCGGTCTCCGCGGGCTACCACAACGCCTTGGTGCTCAAGGCGGATGGCACCGTCGTCATTTGGGGAGGAGCCGATTCCGGGATGCTCGACGTCCCGGAGGGGCTGAACGACGTGGTCGCCATTTCGCTGACGGACAGCAGCGCCCTGGCGCTGCGAGCGGATGGAACAGCGGCCGTCTGGGGCTTTGGAGCGTCGTATCACAACCTCGCGAGCACGCCGGACCTCAGCGATGTCGTTCAAATCGCACAAGGAGACCGCCACTACATGGCGCTCCGCTCCAACGGGACCGTCATCGCGTGGGGAAACAACGAGCATGGCCAGGCAGCGCCGCCCGCGAACCTGACGGATGCGGCGGCTGTCGCGGGCTGGGCCTGGGACAAGAGCATCGCGCTCAGGCAGAACGGCACGCTCGCGACCTGGGGCACCTTCCAATCCTGGAACCGGCCCCCGGCGGGACTCGTCCTCCGCGTCCCCGCCCGCTAA
- a CDS encoding carboxypeptidase regulatory-like domain-containing protein produces MRLVRPSWLWALLLALSACSSVSTPSDAGTPDSGTQAGSVTGQVYLEGASSHGGVSVSLEGSGQSATSATDGRFTLESAPVGTHMLVARMAGYSEARQSITVQAGQATSVRLDLQRGRGSIQGTVRLEGVLDSSGVIVTVVETGATATSNSAGHFTLSGLGSSTYTLELKRTDYVTARQTVEVRGTGATLFDATLTRERGSIAGTIQLEGTTNHSGAVITLVEAGATATTNAQGHFRFENIMTGTYTLRVRRELFVDVQEPVTVRMGQSSQVTMSMVLVRGDVAGTVQLADGATPSGVTITVTQTGTTTTTNSQGEFTFNGLPLGNYTLTAQRVGYATQQQAVTVRTGAAATVAFTLVIARGRVEGTALLEGQSIHSGITITLAGTGATTTTDSQGRFTLTNISAGSHTVEARMSGYALAQQTVQVTENQAATVSLSLARERGGIAGVIQLEGSASPVDITVTLVGTTYTTRTNASGQFSFNALPTGAYTVEAQKDRFTTIQRSVTVRAGATEQLLLTMSIARGHISGVVQLEDAPTTSGISVAVVQTNTSMLTDSQGRFAFSNLPIGTYTVTAWWNGYNVTERSVEVRSQATTDVVITLRRSAGIVAGTVQLEGASNHEGVAVSLAGQDVTATTDAQGRFVLEGVRDGHHTLTARRPHYTRAETSLDVSGEQPASVNLSLARLGDVQVAAPMLAVQGGHMTLTGAGFGDEPGAIDVTVGGRSVTDFISWSDTQVVTRVAHDVAPGALDVVMTPNVSWRRSATASVRVLPQKTLAYRESWGMGIRPSNEVFVWGESYPLGNIQQVPEGLSDVVSVGASSGTAFAVKADGTVVSWGASLHALGAPAGLSGVVAVEGGYLFAAALKADGTVVAWGTNGLGESSVPEGLQDVVALSAGENHTLALKADGTVVSWGANIWGESDVPAGLSNVVGIASTNSSSLAVRADGTLVFWGELPPQSTRMPEVDDVVAIAGGLSHYVALRADGTVVSWGNDNHGQATPPANLGPISAVAGRANWLNIAIRRDGHLELWGYTGPLFALPPFDLVLRVPAW; encoded by the coding sequence ATGCGCCTCGTTCGCCCTTCCTGGCTCTGGGCCCTCCTGCTGGCCCTCTCCGCCTGTAGCTCGGTCTCCACCCCCTCCGACGCGGGCACGCCCGACTCAGGCACGCAGGCAGGCAGCGTCACGGGCCAGGTCTACCTGGAAGGGGCCTCGTCCCACGGAGGCGTCAGCGTCTCGCTGGAAGGCTCCGGACAGAGCGCCACCAGCGCCACCGACGGCCGCTTCACCCTGGAGAGCGCGCCCGTGGGCACCCACATGCTGGTGGCGAGGATGGCGGGCTACTCGGAGGCCCGGCAGTCCATCACCGTGCAGGCGGGGCAGGCCACCTCCGTGCGGCTCGACCTCCAGCGGGGCCGCGGCTCGATTCAAGGCACCGTCCGGTTGGAAGGGGTCCTGGACTCCTCGGGTGTCATCGTCACCGTGGTGGAGACAGGCGCCACCGCGACCTCGAACTCGGCCGGGCACTTCACCTTGTCCGGCCTGGGCTCGAGCACCTACACCCTGGAGCTGAAGCGGACGGACTACGTCACGGCGCGACAGACGGTGGAGGTGCGCGGCACCGGCGCCACCCTGTTCGACGCGACGCTGACCCGTGAGCGGGGCAGCATCGCGGGCACCATCCAGCTCGAAGGCACGACCAACCACAGCGGCGCCGTCATCACCCTGGTGGAGGCGGGCGCCACCGCGACGACGAATGCCCAGGGCCACTTCCGGTTCGAGAACATCATGACGGGGACGTACACCCTGCGCGTCCGGCGAGAGCTCTTCGTGGACGTGCAGGAGCCCGTGACGGTGCGCATGGGCCAGTCGAGCCAGGTCACCATGTCCATGGTGCTGGTGCGTGGGGACGTGGCGGGCACCGTCCAGTTGGCGGACGGCGCGACGCCTTCAGGGGTCACCATCACCGTGACGCAGACGGGCACCACCACGACCACGAACTCGCAGGGCGAGTTCACGTTCAACGGCCTGCCGTTGGGCAACTACACCCTGACCGCCCAGCGGGTGGGCTACGCCACGCAGCAGCAGGCCGTGACGGTGCGCACGGGCGCCGCGGCCACCGTCGCCTTCACGCTGGTCATCGCCCGGGGCCGCGTGGAAGGCACGGCCCTGCTCGAAGGACAGAGCATCCACTCGGGCATCACCATCACGCTGGCCGGCACGGGGGCCACGACGACGACGGACAGTCAGGGGCGCTTCACCCTCACCAACATCTCCGCGGGCTCGCACACGGTGGAGGCGCGGATGAGCGGCTATGCCCTGGCGCAGCAGACCGTGCAGGTGACGGAGAACCAGGCCGCCACCGTGTCGCTGTCGCTGGCGCGCGAGCGGGGTGGCATCGCGGGAGTCATCCAATTGGAGGGCTCGGCCTCGCCCGTGGACATCACCGTCACCCTGGTGGGGACGACCTACACCACGCGCACGAACGCCTCGGGCCAGTTCTCCTTCAACGCCCTCCCCACGGGCGCCTACACCGTGGAGGCCCAGAAGGACCGCTTCACCACGATTCAGCGCTCGGTGACGGTGCGCGCGGGCGCGACGGAGCAGCTCCTCCTGACGATGTCCATCGCCCGGGGACACATCTCCGGCGTGGTCCAACTGGAGGACGCCCCCACCACGTCGGGCATCTCGGTGGCGGTGGTGCAGACCAACACCTCGATGCTGACGGATTCGCAGGGCCGCTTCGCCTTCAGCAACCTCCCCATTGGCACCTATACGGTGACCGCCTGGTGGAACGGCTACAACGTGACGGAGCGGTCCGTCGAGGTCCGCAGCCAGGCCACCACGGACGTCGTCATCACCCTGCGCCGCTCGGCGGGCATCGTCGCCGGCACCGTGCAGCTCGAAGGCGCAAGCAATCACGAGGGCGTCGCCGTCTCGCTCGCGGGCCAGGACGTCACCGCGACCACGGACGCCCAGGGGCGCTTCGTGCTCGAAGGCGTTCGGGACGGGCACCACACGCTGACGGCTCGGCGGCCGCACTACACGCGGGCGGAGACCTCGCTGGACGTGAGCGGGGAGCAGCCCGCCTCCGTCAACCTGTCCCTGGCACGCCTGGGTGACGTCCAGGTCGCCGCGCCCATGCTCGCGGTCCAAGGCGGCCACATGACGCTGACGGGCGCTGGCTTTGGCGATGAGCCCGGCGCCATCGATGTCACCGTGGGCGGGAGGAGCGTCACCGACTTCATCTCCTGGTCGGACACCCAGGTGGTGACGCGCGTGGCGCACGACGTGGCACCGGGCGCGCTGGACGTCGTCATGACGCCGAACGTCTCCTGGCGGCGGAGCGCCACGGCCTCCGTGCGGGTGCTGCCGCAGAAGACACTCGCCTACCGCGAGTCGTGGGGCATGGGCATCCGTCCCTCCAACGAAGTGTTCGTCTGGGGCGAGTCCTACCCGCTGGGCAACATCCAGCAGGTCCCCGAGGGGCTCTCGGATGTGGTGAGCGTGGGCGCGTCCAGCGGCACGGCCTTCGCGGTCAAGGCGGACGGCACCGTGGTGTCGTGGGGCGCGAGCCTCCACGCCCTGGGTGCCCCCGCGGGGCTCTCCGGCGTCGTGGCCGTTGAAGGGGGCTATCTGTTCGCGGCGGCGCTCAAGGCGGACGGCACCGTCGTCGCGTGGGGGACGAATGGCCTCGGCGAGTCCTCGGTCCCCGAGGGCCTCCAGGACGTGGTGGCCCTCTCCGCGGGTGAGAACCACACGCTCGCGCTCAAGGCGGACGGCACCGTGGTGTCGTGGGGCGCCAACATCTGGGGCGAGTCCGACGTCCCCGCCGGCCTGAGCAACGTGGTGGGCATCGCCTCCACGAACAGCTCCAGCCTGGCCGTCCGCGCCGACGGCACCCTGGTGTTCTGGGGCGAGCTGCCGCCGCAATCAACGCGCATGCCCGAGGTCGACGACGTCGTCGCCATCGCGGGCGGCCTGTCTCACTACGTGGCCCTCCGCGCCGACGGCACCGTCGTGTCGTGGGGGAACGACAACCATGGCCAGGCCACGCCTCCAGCGAACCTGGGCCCCATCTCCGCGGTCGCGGGCCGGGCCAACTGGCTGAACATCGCAATCCGGCGCGATGGCCATCTCGAGCTCTGGGGCTACACGGGCCCACTCTTCGCTTTGCCACCGTTTGATCTGGTCTTGCGCGTTCCTGCTTGGTAG
- a CDS encoding FAD-binding oxidoreductase — protein sequence MSTAALPADFLQAITEGFPSDFLTREPAELLEYGRDWTRVYTPAPAAVALPRTTEEVARLLALCHQHHIAVVPSGGRTGLAGGAVATRGELVLSLRRMTRMGPVDLLGNTVRVQAGAVTEAVHHHCAEHGLTWPVDFASKGSSTVGGNIATNAGGVKVIRYGLTRQWVLGLQVVTAQGEVLELNGALEKNNTGTDLRQLFIGSEGTLGVITEATLKLTQLPGKQDVFLFAVPDVAAVLRLFRDARRQPAFSISAYEFFTDKCLARLQRHRTLRPPFESPSGCYVLLEVEAKDAAAAEGWLGSLFERELVTDGVQAQGAAQAAELWALREGISESLSATGLPHKNDISLPVAGLEAFCAELEAVFSARYPGWEICLFGHIGDGNLHVNVMKPDAMDKAEFLAHTKQADPTMFALVQKHGGSISAEHGIGLLKKDYLGYSRAPAELALLRALKRTLDPQGILNPGKVVDA from the coding sequence ATGTCCACCGCCGCGCTCCCCGCCGACTTCCTCCAGGCCATCACCGAGGGCTTCCCCTCAGACTTCCTGACCCGGGAGCCCGCGGAGCTCCTGGAGTACGGCCGCGACTGGACGCGCGTCTACACGCCCGCCCCGGCGGCCGTGGCGCTCCCCCGGACGACGGAGGAGGTCGCCCGCCTGTTGGCCCTGTGCCACCAGCACCACATCGCCGTGGTGCCCTCGGGCGGCCGGACGGGGCTGGCGGGCGGCGCGGTGGCGACCCGGGGCGAGCTGGTGCTGTCGCTGCGGCGGATGACGCGCATGGGGCCGGTGGACCTGCTCGGCAACACGGTGCGCGTGCAGGCGGGCGCGGTGACGGAGGCGGTGCACCACCACTGCGCGGAGCACGGCCTCACGTGGCCGGTGGACTTCGCGTCCAAGGGCTCCAGCACGGTGGGCGGCAACATCGCCACCAACGCGGGCGGGGTGAAGGTCATCCGCTACGGCCTCACGCGGCAGTGGGTGCTGGGGCTCCAGGTCGTCACGGCGCAGGGCGAGGTGCTGGAGCTCAACGGCGCGCTGGAGAAGAACAACACCGGCACGGACCTGCGGCAGCTCTTCATCGGCAGCGAGGGCACGCTGGGCGTCATCACCGAGGCCACGCTCAAGCTCACCCAGCTTCCCGGCAAGCAGGACGTGTTCCTCTTCGCCGTGCCGGACGTGGCCGCGGTGCTGCGGCTGTTCCGCGACGCGCGCCGCCAGCCCGCCTTCAGCATCTCCGCCTACGAGTTCTTCACCGACAAGTGTCTGGCCCGGCTCCAGCGCCACCGCACGCTGCGCCCGCCCTTCGAGTCGCCCAGCGGCTGCTACGTGCTGCTGGAGGTGGAGGCGAAGGACGCGGCAGCGGCCGAAGGATGGCTGGGCTCGCTGTTCGAGCGCGAGCTGGTGACGGACGGCGTGCAGGCCCAGGGCGCGGCGCAGGCGGCGGAGCTGTGGGCCCTGCGCGAGGGCATCAGCGAAAGCCTGTCCGCCACCGGCCTGCCGCACAAGAACGACATCTCCCTGCCGGTGGCGGGCCTGGAGGCCTTCTGCGCGGAGCTGGAGGCCGTGTTCAGCGCGCGCTACCCCGGCTGGGAAATCTGCCTCTTCGGCCACATTGGCGACGGCAACCTGCACGTCAACGTGATGAAGCCGGACGCCATGGACAAGGCGGAGTTCCTGGCCCACACGAAGCAGGCGGACCCCACCATGTTCGCGCTGGTGCAGAAGCACGGCGGGAGCATCTCCGCCGAGCACGGCATCGGTCTTCTGAAGAAGGACTACCTGGGCTACTCGCGCGCGCCGGCGGAGCTGGCGCTGCTGCGCGCCCTCAAGCGCACCCTGGACCCCCAGGGCATCCTCAACCCGGGCAAGGTCGTGGATGCCTGA